Proteins from a genomic interval of Equus quagga isolate Etosha38 chromosome 13, UCLA_HA_Equagga_1.0, whole genome shotgun sequence:
- the LOC124249474 gene encoding LOW QUALITY PROTEIN: histone H3 (The sequence of the model RefSeq protein was modified relative to this genomic sequence to represent the inferred CDS: inserted 1 base in 1 codon) produces the protein MTSRPMARQRGTFNSRPAQSGKACAYKDCRRGPAPVSLPVAALVSSCSXLGMARTKQTARKSTGGKAPRKQLATKAARKSAPATGGVKKPHRYRPGTVALREIRRYQKSTELLIRKLPFQRLVREIAQDFKTDLRFQSSAVMALQEASEAYLVGLFEDTNLCAIHAKRVTIMPKDIQLARRIRGERA, from the exons ATGACGTCGCGGCCAATGGCCAGGCAGCGCGGGACTTTCAATTCTCGCCCCGCCCAATCGGGAAAAGCCTGTGCCTATAAAGACTGCCGCCGCGGGCCGGCCCCCGTTAGTCTCCCTGTCGCTGCGCTGGTAAGTTCGTGTT GGCTGGGCATGGCCCGTACTAAGCAGACCGCCCGCAAGTCGACCGGCGGCAAGGCCCCGCGGAAGCAGCTGGCCACCAAGGCGGCCCGCAAGAGCGCGCCGGCCACGGGCGGCGTGAAGAAGCCGCACCGCTACCGGCCGGGCACCGTGGCCCTGCGGGAGATCCGGCGCTACCAGAAGTCCACCGAGCTGCTGATCCGCAAGCTGCCGTTCCAGCGGCTGGTGCGCGAGATCGCGCAGGACTTCAAGACGGACCTTCGCTTCCAGAGCTCGGCCGTGATGGCGCTGCAGGAGGCGAGCGAGGCCTACCTGGTGGGGCTGTTCGAAGACACCAACCTGTGCGCCATCCACGCCAAGCGGGTGACCATCATGCCCAAGGACATCCAGTTGGCCCGCCGCATCCGCGGGGAGCGGGCTTAA
- the LOC124251571 gene encoding histone H2A type 2-A, producing MSGRGKQGGKARAKAKSRSSRAGLQFPVGRVHRLLRKGNYAERVGAGAPVYMAAVLEYLTAEILELAGNAARDNKKTRIIPRHLQLAIRNDEELNKLLGKVTIAQGGVLPNIQAVLLPKKTESHHKAKGK from the coding sequence ATGTCTGGTCGTGGCAAACAGGGAGGGAAGGCCCGCGCTAAGGCGAAGTCGCGGTCTTCTCGCGCTGGGCTCCAGTTCCCGGTGGGGCGAGTGCACCGCCTACTGCGTAAAGGCAACTACGCCGAGCGGGTGGGGGCCGGCGCGCCGGTCTACATGGCGGCGGTCCTCGAGTATCTGACGGCGGAGATCTTGGAGCTGGCGGGCAACGCGGCCCGAGACAACAAGAAGACGCGTATCATCCCTCGTCACCTGCAGCTGGCTATCCGCAACGACGAGGAGCTGAACAAGCTGCTGGGCAAAGTCACCATCGCCCAGGGCGGCGTTCTGCCCAACATCCAGGCTGTGCTGCTCCCTAAGAAGACGGAGAGTCACCACAAGGCAAAGGGCAAGTGA
- the LOC124251572 gene encoding histone H2B type 2-E yields MPEPAKSAPAPKKGSKKAVTKAQKKDGKKRKRSRKESYSIYVYKVLKQVHPDTGISSKAMGIMNSFVNDIFERIAGEASRLAHYNKRSTITSREIQTAVRLLLPGELAKHAVSEGTKAVTKYTSSK; encoded by the coding sequence ATGCCTGAGCCGGCCAAGTCCGCGCCCGCGCCCAAAAAGGGCTCGAAGAAAGCGGTCACCAAAGCCCAGAAGAAAGACGGCAAGAAGCGCAAGCGCAGCCGCAAGGAGAGCTATTCCATCTACGTGTACAAGGTGCTGAAGCAGGTGCACCCGGACACCGGCATCTCGTCCAAGGCCATGGGCATCATGAACTCCTTCGTCAACGACATCTTCGAGCGCATCGCCGGCGAGGCGTCCCGCCTGGCGCATTACAACAAGCGCTCGACCATCACGTCCCGGGAGATCCAGACGGCCGTGCGCCTGCTGCTGCCCGGCGAGCTGGCCAAGCACGCCGTGTCCGAGGGCACCAAGGCCGTCACCAAGTACACCAGCTCCAAGTGA